The following coding sequences lie in one Klebsiella huaxiensis genomic window:
- the glgA gene encoding glycogen synthase GlgA translates to MQVLHVCSEMFPLLKTGGLADVIGALPAAQIAQGIDTRVLLPAFPDIRRGITDAQVVTRRETFAGPVTLLFGHFDGVGIYLIDAPHLYDRPGSPYHDTHQHAYTDNVQRFALLGWVGSEMACGLDPFWRPDVVHAHDWHAGLTPAYLAARGHPAKSVFTVHNLAYQGMFYSWHMNDIELPWAFYNVHGLEFNGQISFLKAGLYYADHITAVSPTYAREITEPQFAYGMEGLLRQRQHEGRLSGILNGVDDKIWNPQNDLLLATRYDRDRLEEKAENKRQLQIAMGLKVDDKAPLFAVVSRLTSQKGLDLVLEALPGLLEQGGQLALLGAGDPVLQEGFLAAAAEHPGKVGVQIGYHEAFSHRIMGGADVILVPSRFEPCGLTQLYGLKYGTLPLVRRTGGLADTVSDCSLENLADGLATGFVFEDSNAVSLLRAIRRTFVLWSRPSLWRYVQRQAMNMDFSWQVAANSYRELYQRLL, encoded by the coding sequence ATGCAGGTATTACATGTATGTTCGGAGATGTTCCCGCTGTTAAAAACCGGTGGACTGGCGGATGTGATCGGCGCGCTGCCTGCGGCGCAAATTGCACAGGGCATCGATACCCGCGTGCTGCTGCCCGCGTTCCCTGATATCCGCCGCGGTATCACCGATGCGCAGGTAGTGACTCGCCGGGAGACCTTTGCCGGTCCTGTTACGCTGCTGTTCGGGCATTTTGACGGCGTGGGCATCTATTTGATTGATGCCCCACATCTCTACGATCGCCCAGGGAGCCCTTACCACGATACCCATCAGCATGCTTATACCGATAACGTGCAGCGCTTTGCGCTGCTGGGCTGGGTAGGCAGCGAGATGGCCTGCGGCCTGGACCCATTCTGGCGTCCTGATGTCGTCCATGCCCACGACTGGCATGCGGGCCTGACGCCTGCCTACCTGGCGGCGCGCGGCCATCCGGCTAAGTCGGTCTTTACGGTACATAACCTGGCCTACCAGGGCATGTTCTACTCATGGCATATGAATGACATTGAGCTGCCGTGGGCGTTCTATAACGTTCATGGTCTGGAATTTAACGGTCAGATCTCCTTCCTGAAAGCGGGTCTTTATTACGCCGACCACATTACGGCGGTCAGCCCGACCTATGCCCGCGAAATTACCGAGCCGCAGTTTGCCTACGGAATGGAAGGTTTGCTGCGCCAGCGTCAGCATGAGGGTCGTCTGTCGGGGATCCTCAACGGTGTTGACGATAAAATCTGGAATCCGCAAAACGATCTGCTGCTGGCCACACGCTATGACCGCGATCGTCTGGAAGAGAAGGCCGAGAATAAGCGTCAGCTGCAAATCGCCATGGGGCTGAAGGTGGATGACAAAGCGCCGCTGTTTGCTGTTGTCAGCCGACTGACCAGCCAGAAAGGGCTGGACCTGGTGCTGGAAGCGCTGCCGGGTCTGCTTGAGCAGGGAGGCCAACTGGCGCTACTGGGGGCCGGAGATCCAGTGCTGCAGGAGGGATTCCTTGCTGCCGCTGCTGAGCATCCTGGCAAAGTTGGCGTGCAGATTGGTTACCATGAAGCCTTCTCGCATCGCATTATGGGCGGCGCGGATGTGATTCTGGTACCGAGCCGCTTTGAGCCTTGCGGTCTAACTCAGCTGTACGGCCTTAAGTACGGCACGCTGCCGCTGGTTCGGCGTACGGGTGGTCTGGCGGATACCGTTTCCGACTGCTCGCTGGAAAACCTTGCTGACGGTCTCGCCACCGGGTTTGTTTTTGAAGACAGTAATGCCGTGTCGTTACTGAGGGCTATTCGACGCACATTCGTTCTGTGGTCGCGCCCGTCGCTCTGGCGCTACGTTCAGCGTCAGGCGATGAATATGGATTTTAGCTGGCAGGTTGCCGCAAATTCTTACCGCGAACTTTATCAGCGCTTGCTGTAA
- the glgP gene encoding glycogen phosphorylase: protein MNVPFSYSSPTLSVEALKHSIAYKLMFIIGKDPAIANKHEWLNATLFAVRDRMVERWLRSNRAQLSQEVRQVYYLSMEFLIGRTLSNALLSLGIYDDVNNALEEMGLNLEELIDEENDPGLGNGGLGRLAACFLDSLAALGLPGRGYGIRYDYGMFKQNIVDGRQKESPDYWLEYGNPWEFERHNTRYKVRFGGRIQQEGKNSRWVETEEILAEAYDQIIPGFDTDATNTLRLWSAQASSEINLGKFNQGDYFAAVEDKNHSENVSRVLYPDDSTYSGRELRLRQEYFLVSATVQDILSRHYQLHKTYANLADKIAIHLNDTHPVLSIPELMRLLIDEHKFSWDEAFEVTCQVFSYTNHTLMSEALETWPVEMLGKILPRHLQIIFEINDYFLKTLQEQYPSDTALLGRTSIIDESNGRRVRMAWLAVVVSHKVNGVSELHSRLMVESLFAEFAKIFPMRFTNVTNGVTPRRWLAVANSPLSKVLDENIGRTWRTDLSQLKELEQHIDYPTVNKAVRQAKLENKQRLANYIGQQLNVVVNPKALFDVQIKRIHEYKRQLMNVLHVIARYNRIKADPDAEWVPRVNIFAGKAASAYYMAKHIIHLINDVAAVVNNDPQIGDKLKVVFIPNYSVSLAQLIIPAADLSEQISLAGTEASGTSNMKFALNGALTIGTLDGANVEMLEHVGEDNIFIFGNTAEEVEALRASGYKPREYYEQDEELHQTLTQIGTGLFSPSEPGRYRDLLDSLINFGDHYQVLADYRSYVDCQDKVDELYRHPEEWANKAMLNIANMGYFSSDRTIKEYADHIWHIDPVRL from the coding sequence ATGAATGTACCTTTTAGCTACTCATCACCCACGCTGAGCGTTGAGGCGTTAAAACACTCTATTGCTTATAAACTGATGTTTATCATCGGCAAAGATCCGGCTATCGCTAACAAGCATGAATGGCTCAACGCTACGCTATTCGCCGTTCGCGATCGCATGGTGGAGCGCTGGCTCCGCTCAAACCGCGCCCAGCTCTCGCAGGAGGTTCGTCAGGTCTATTACCTGTCGATGGAGTTTTTGATTGGCCGAACATTGTCTAATGCGCTGTTGTCGTTGGGGATCTATGACGACGTCAACAACGCGCTGGAAGAGATGGGGTTGAACCTTGAAGAGCTGATTGACGAAGAAAACGACCCCGGCTTAGGCAACGGCGGTCTGGGTCGCCTGGCGGCCTGCTTCCTCGATTCTCTGGCGGCGCTGGGTTTACCGGGTCGCGGTTATGGTATTCGCTACGACTACGGCATGTTTAAGCAGAACATCGTCGATGGACGGCAGAAAGAGTCCCCGGATTACTGGCTGGAATACGGTAACCCGTGGGAGTTTGAGCGCCATAATACTCGCTATAAAGTCCGTTTTGGCGGGCGTATTCAGCAGGAAGGTAAAAACTCGCGCTGGGTGGAAACCGAAGAGATCCTCGCTGAAGCCTATGACCAGATTATCCCTGGCTTTGATACCGACGCGACTAACACGCTGCGTTTGTGGAGCGCCCAGGCCAGTAGCGAAATCAACCTTGGGAAATTTAACCAGGGCGACTACTTCGCGGCGGTAGAGGATAAAAACCACTCTGAAAACGTCTCCCGCGTGCTCTATCCGGATGATTCCACCTATTCCGGGCGCGAGCTGCGCTTGCGTCAAGAGTATTTCCTCGTTTCGGCGACGGTGCAGGATATCCTCAGCCGTCACTATCAGCTGCATAAAACCTACGCCAATCTGGCGGATAAAATCGCCATTCACCTCAATGACACCCACCCGGTGCTGTCGATTCCGGAGCTGATGCGACTGCTGATTGACGAGCATAAGTTCAGCTGGGATGAGGCGTTTGAGGTGACCTGCCAGGTCTTCTCTTACACCAACCATACCCTGATGAGCGAAGCGCTGGAGACCTGGCCTGTTGAGATGCTGGGTAAAATCCTGCCGCGTCATTTGCAGATTATTTTCGAGATTAATGACTACTTCCTGAAGACCTTGCAGGAACAGTATCCCAGCGATACCGCGCTGTTGGGCCGCACATCGATTATCGATGAGTCTAATGGTCGTCGCGTGCGCATGGCCTGGCTGGCGGTGGTTGTTAGCCATAAGGTTAACGGCGTGTCTGAGTTGCACTCCCGGTTGATGGTGGAGTCGCTGTTCGCTGAATTTGCGAAAATTTTCCCGATGCGCTTTACCAACGTCACTAACGGCGTGACGCCTCGCCGCTGGCTGGCGGTGGCCAACTCGCCGTTGTCGAAAGTGCTTGATGAGAATATCGGTCGTACCTGGCGTACCGACCTGAGCCAGCTTAAGGAGCTGGAGCAGCACATTGACTATCCGACGGTGAATAAAGCGGTACGGCAGGCCAAGCTTGAGAACAAGCAGCGGCTGGCGAACTACATCGGCCAGCAGCTTAATGTGGTGGTGAACCCGAAAGCGCTGTTTGACGTGCAGATCAAGCGTATTCACGAGTACAAACGCCAGCTGATGAACGTGCTGCATGTGATTGCTCGCTACAATCGCATTAAGGCCGATCCTGATGCCGAGTGGGTGCCGCGAGTGAATATCTTCGCCGGGAAAGCCGCTTCAGCTTACTACATGGCCAAGCATATTATTCATTTGATCAACGACGTGGCGGCGGTGGTGAATAACGATCCGCAGATTGGCGATAAGCTGAAAGTGGTGTTTATCCCTAACTACAGCGTGAGCCTGGCGCAGTTGATCATTCCGGCGGCGGATCTCTCTGAGCAGATTTCGCTGGCGGGAACGGAAGCCTCCGGGACCAGCAACATGAAGTTCGCGCTCAACGGCGCGTTAACTATCGGTACGCTGGATGGCGCTAACGTTGAGATGCTGGAGCACGTCGGCGAAGACAATATCTTTATCTTCGGTAATACCGCGGAAGAAGTTGAAGCGCTGCGAGCCAGTGGCTACAAACCGCGCGAATACTACGAGCAGGATGAAGAGCTGCATCAGACGCTGACGCAAATCGGCACCGGTCTGTTTAGTCCGTCGGAGCCGGGCCGCTATCGCGACCTGCTGGATTCGCTGATTAACTTTGGCGACCACTATCAGGTGCTGGCAGATTACCGCAGCTATGTGGATTGTCAGGATAAGGTGGACGAACTGTATCGTCATCCGGAAGAGTGGGCCAATAAAGCGATGCTCAATATTGCCAATATGGGCTATTTCTCCTCCGACCGTACGATTAAAGAGTACGCCGACCATATCTGGCATATCGATCCGGTCAGGTTGTAG
- the glgC gene encoding glucose-1-phosphate adenylyltransferase — MVGVEKNDPLMLARQLPIKSVALILAGGRGTRLKDLTNKRAKPAVHFGGKFRIIDFALSNCINSGIRRIGVITQYQSHTLVQHIQRGWSFFNEEMNEFVDLLPAQQRMQGENWYRGTADAVTQNLDIIRRYKAEYVVILAGDHIYKQDYSRMLIDHVEKGARCTVACMPVPIEEAPAFGVMAVDESEKIIDFVEKPANPPAMPGDASKSLASMGIYIFDADYLYELLEEDDGDENSSHDFGKDIIPKITKAGMAYAHPFPLSCVQSDPQSEPYWRDVGTLEAYWKANLDLASVTPELDMYDQNWPIRTHMEPLPPAKFVQDRSGSHGMTLNSLVSGGCIISGSVVVQSVLFPRVRVNSFCNIDSAVLLPEVWVGRSCRLRRCIIDRACVIPEGMVVGENAEEDARRFYRSEEGIVLVTRDMLRKLGYPQER, encoded by the coding sequence ATGGTTGGGGTAGAAAAGAACGATCCGTTGATGCTGGCACGTCAGTTGCCGATCAAATCAGTTGCGCTGATCCTTGCCGGGGGACGTGGTACCCGTCTGAAGGATTTAACCAATAAACGTGCGAAACCTGCTGTCCATTTCGGTGGTAAGTTCCGTATTATCGATTTTGCGTTATCTAACTGTATTAACTCAGGTATTCGCCGTATCGGCGTCATCACCCAGTATCAATCACATACTCTGGTGCAGCATATCCAGCGCGGCTGGTCGTTTTTCAATGAAGAGATGAACGAATTTGTCGACCTGCTGCCCGCCCAGCAAAGGATGCAGGGTGAAAACTGGTATCGTGGCACGGCGGATGCGGTGACGCAGAACCTCGACATCATCCGCCGCTATAAGGCGGAGTATGTGGTGATCCTCGCGGGCGACCATATTTACAAGCAAGACTACTCGCGCATGCTGATCGACCATGTCGAAAAAGGGGCGCGTTGCACCGTGGCCTGTATGCCTGTGCCCATTGAAGAAGCACCGGCGTTTGGCGTGATGGCGGTTGACGAAAGCGAGAAGATTATCGATTTCGTCGAAAAACCGGCTAACCCACCGGCGATGCCGGGGGATGCGAGCAAATCGTTGGCGAGCATGGGCATCTATATCTTTGATGCGGATTACCTTTATGAGCTGCTGGAAGAAGATGATGGCGATGAAAATTCCAGTCACGACTTTGGTAAAGACATCATTCCAAAGATAACCAAAGCTGGCATGGCTTATGCACATCCTTTCCCGCTCTCCTGCGTGCAGTCAGACCCGCAGTCTGAGCCGTACTGGCGCGATGTCGGTACCCTTGAAGCGTACTGGAAAGCCAACCTTGATCTCGCTTCGGTGACACCGGAACTGGATATGTACGATCAGAACTGGCCTATTCGCACCCATATGGAACCTTTGCCGCCAGCAAAATTCGTTCAGGACCGTTCAGGCAGTCATGGGATGACGCTGAATTCACTAGTATCCGGCGGCTGCATTATCTCCGGCTCCGTGGTTGTTCAGTCGGTGCTGTTCCCGCGCGTGCGGGTGAATTCATTCTGTAACATTGATTCGGCAGTCTTGTTGCCAGAGGTTTGGGTTGGCCGTTCGTGCCGCCTGCGTCGCTGCATTATTGACCGCGCCTGCGTGATCCCAGAAGGTATGGTTGTCGGTGAAAATGCGGAAGAGGATGCACGTCGTTTCTACCGCTCGGAAGAAGGTATAGTGCTGGTCACCCGCGACATGCTGCGGAAATTGGGGTACCCACAGGAGCGCTAA
- a CDS encoding dihydrodipicolinate synthase family protein yields MTQITKFHGVFPPVPTIVNAQGELDKVGMATLLDHLIASKVNGVLLLGSGGEFCHMTKALRLETAEFCVRHINRRIPVLLGISSTSTQEVIEYGQHADRLEVDAVLVLNPYYARLTDEYIYQHFKTVANNIKSPVILYNFPALTGQDLSVDLITRLAQDHSNIIGIKDTVDNISHIREIINNVRPARPDFVIFSGYDEYMMDTLILGGNGGIPATANFAPQLTCGIYRAWCEKEYETMFGLQRRLSALSTIYSLDSPFFGIIKKAIQLSGVDISTHVMPPVLPANEEHISNLKQVLQRAGL; encoded by the coding sequence ATGACTCAGATTACGAAATTTCACGGCGTATTTCCGCCAGTCCCGACCATTGTTAATGCGCAGGGAGAGTTAGATAAAGTCGGCATGGCGACCTTGCTGGATCATCTTATTGCAAGCAAGGTCAATGGCGTATTACTGCTGGGCAGCGGGGGGGAATTTTGCCATATGACCAAAGCGCTGCGTCTGGAAACCGCAGAGTTTTGCGTTCGTCATATTAACCGCCGCATTCCAGTACTATTAGGTATTAGCAGCACCAGCACGCAGGAAGTGATTGAGTATGGTCAGCATGCCGACCGACTCGAAGTCGATGCCGTTTTGGTACTCAATCCCTACTATGCCAGATTGACCGATGAGTATATTTATCAGCATTTCAAAACCGTGGCTAATAACATAAAAAGCCCTGTCATTCTCTACAACTTCCCAGCGCTGACGGGACAGGACCTTAGCGTTGATTTAATTACCCGGCTGGCGCAAGATCACTCCAACATTATCGGCATTAAGGATACCGTTGATAATATCAGCCATATTCGTGAAATCATCAATAATGTCAGGCCTGCGCGTCCGGACTTCGTTATTTTCTCCGGCTATGATGAATATATGATGGATACGCTTATCTTAGGCGGCAACGGTGGGATCCCAGCGACAGCGAACTTTGCGCCGCAGCTAACCTGCGGGATCTACCGCGCGTGGTGTGAAAAAGAGTATGAGACAATGTTCGGATTACAGCGCAGGCTGTCCGCGCTTTCCACTATTTACAGCCTGGATTCGCCTTTCTTCGGGATAATCAAAAAGGCAATTCAGCTTAGCGGAGTCGATATTTCAACCCACGTGATGCCCCCCGTTTTGCCGGCAAATGAAGAACATATTTCGAATCTGAAGCAGGTATTACAGCGTGCGGGACTTTAA
- a CDS encoding IclR family transcriptional regulator translates to MKKITTSIPALDKIMRVFAYLLECDGATFTQIHQNSGIAKSSTSSLLNGMVEHGLLRQEKDKYYLGLRLYELGNKAAEQYDIKKIALPILEEIRDNTGLTCHLGVLEGDAPIYLLKVESPQAIVIRSWEGKRLSLHSSGLGKVLIAWLSGEELEELLPPDQILTRFTDTTITDVNILKQELAGIRRRGWGYDNEEDSLGVRCIAVPVFNAQGKVIAALSVSGVAFQIPDDKRESLATLMMDASRSLTRLMC, encoded by the coding sequence ATGAAAAAGATTACGACATCTATTCCGGCCCTCGATAAAATCATGCGCGTATTTGCTTATCTTCTGGAGTGCGATGGCGCAACGTTTACCCAGATCCATCAAAATTCAGGGATTGCGAAAAGCAGTACCTCATCTTTGCTCAACGGCATGGTGGAGCATGGGTTATTACGCCAGGAAAAAGACAAGTATTATCTGGGGTTACGCCTGTATGAATTAGGTAATAAAGCGGCGGAACAGTACGATATTAAAAAAATCGCGTTACCGATCCTTGAAGAGATTCGCGATAACACCGGTCTGACCTGCCATCTTGGCGTTCTGGAAGGCGATGCCCCCATTTATCTTCTGAAAGTCGAAAGCCCACAGGCTATTGTGATTCGAAGCTGGGAGGGCAAACGCCTCTCATTACATAGCTCAGGGCTGGGGAAGGTGCTGATTGCATGGCTTAGCGGGGAAGAGCTGGAGGAATTGCTGCCTCCAGATCAGATCTTAACGCGTTTTACGGATACGACGATCACGGATGTGAATATCCTTAAGCAGGAGTTAGCAGGAATTCGCCGTCGCGGCTGGGGTTATGATAACGAAGAAGACTCCCTTGGCGTGCGCTGCATTGCGGTGCCGGTATTCAATGCGCAGGGGAAAGTGATTGCCGCCTTGAGCGTATCCGGCGTTGCGTTCCAGATCCCCGATGATAAACGCGAGTCGCTTGCTACGTTGATGATGGATGCCAGCCGTAGCCTGACGCGCCTGATGTGCTGA
- a CDS encoding MFS transporter: MMSIEIEKPTTRGRWLHIIPATILVYIVAYMDRTNIAIGIAGGMDEDLGMTASFAGLVAGIFFIGYIFLQIPGGQIAERLSAKKLIAWTIVAWGGFALLTGFVQTPTQLLIIRFVLGVAEGAVYPAILALIGHWFPNEERARAIAYFQMNLAVASIITGPLSGWLIETYGWREMFIIEGLLSLGLLFVWLPLVSDHPHQAKWLDPKERAWIEQKLLADRALSIGGEQSSIRSVLKSINLWKLVGIYFFVQVGFYGFALWMPNLIKHLTGSGMTIVGVLTAAPYVLCIIGQYYIAKWCDKTMNRRLYTAIPLLGFAVCLALSLLLKDNVWLAYGMMVICGFFLQAYAGPFWTLPPLLFAPNVLGGVRGTINALGNIGGFIGPYLVGLLTVTFSQTAGMTVLVAALLIAVGLLFSLPSVTARPAGSSNTPNTSTPGASLKQEGIAK, from the coding sequence ATGATGAGCATTGAAATAGAGAAACCGACCACACGAGGGCGCTGGCTGCATATTATTCCAGCCACGATCCTCGTTTATATCGTGGCCTATATGGACAGGACCAATATCGCCATTGGGATCGCAGGCGGCATGGATGAAGATTTAGGCATGACGGCTTCTTTTGCCGGTCTGGTCGCCGGGATCTTCTTTATTGGTTATATCTTCCTGCAAATTCCCGGCGGTCAGATAGCCGAGCGCCTAAGCGCCAAAAAGTTAATTGCCTGGACAATCGTCGCCTGGGGTGGCTTTGCCCTGCTGACCGGTTTTGTTCAGACACCGACGCAGTTGTTGATTATTCGCTTTGTGCTCGGCGTGGCGGAAGGTGCTGTGTATCCCGCCATTCTGGCGCTAATTGGCCACTGGTTCCCAAATGAGGAGCGCGCCAGGGCTATCGCCTATTTCCAGATGAACCTGGCCGTCGCCTCTATTATTACCGGGCCGCTTTCCGGCTGGCTTATTGAAACCTACGGCTGGCGGGAGATGTTTATCATCGAAGGGTTGCTCTCTCTGGGACTGCTCTTTGTCTGGCTACCTTTGGTTTCCGATCACCCGCATCAGGCAAAGTGGCTGGATCCGAAAGAGCGCGCCTGGATCGAACAAAAATTGCTGGCCGATCGCGCGTTGAGTATTGGCGGAGAGCAAAGTAGCATTCGAAGCGTATTAAAAAGCATCAACCTGTGGAAGCTTGTCGGTATCTATTTCTTCGTACAGGTCGGATTCTATGGCTTCGCGCTGTGGATGCCAAATCTGATTAAACACCTGACCGGCAGCGGCATGACCATCGTTGGGGTACTCACCGCGGCGCCTTACGTTCTGTGCATTATCGGTCAGTATTACATCGCCAAATGGTGTGATAAAACGATGAATCGCCGCCTTTACACGGCTATTCCTCTGCTGGGTTTCGCGGTCTGCCTCGCCCTCTCCTTATTACTGAAAGATAACGTCTGGCTCGCCTACGGCATGATGGTTATTTGCGGGTTCTTCCTGCAAGCCTATGCCGGTCCATTCTGGACGCTGCCACCATTACTCTTCGCCCCCAACGTTCTGGGCGGCGTGCGCGGCACGATCAACGCCCTGGGCAACATCGGCGGCTTTATTGGACCGTACCTCGTAGGGCTGTTAACGGTGACGTTCTCGCAAACAGCAGGCATGACCGTACTGGTTGCTGCCCTGCTTATCGCCGTTGGACTGCTTTTCAGCTTGCCTTCTGTTACCGCTCGTCCTGCAGGTAGCAGCAACACGCCTAACACCTCGACGCCGGGTGCGTCACTTAAACAGGAAGGAATCGCCAAATGA
- the ilvD gene encoding dihydroxy-acid dehydratase codes for MSQKCQHARDLWSQLDALRLGMNYSKEDVNKLQVLVDDCYGESHPGSFHLNQLGDEAVLGVHESGGRAVRHHVTDICDGWGQGHDGMNYILASREAIANMVEIHASVVPYDAGILISSCDKSIPAHLIAAARLNLPLLHIPGGSMRPAPNMSTSDLGGITAKLKKGEIGIQQVEAMQQCGCPTAGACQFMGTASTMQCMSEALGLALPGSALLPSTLAEIRRVARTAGHQALYLAEKNITTHKILTPAAFENAIKVHAAIGGSTNAMIHLPAIAHELGWELKPELFDRINNEIPYLTNIQPSGEYVTEMMWFAGGVPMVQWYLRDYLDLDVLTVTGRTLGDNLEMLHQSGFFTRNHGYLNNYKVSPEEVIRKPENATKTGSIAVLKGNIAPEGAVIKYAACAPDMHHHTGPARVFNSEEDAQQAIIHNHIEPGDVIFIRYEGAKGSGAPEMLMTTDAIVYDKRLDGKVALITDGRFSGATSGPCVGHVSPEAADGGPIALVEDGDLIEMDVKGRKLNIVGIDGVFKTEEEICRCLEDRRASWKKPDYSNRRGVFKQFTANATSLMAGAWLK; via the coding sequence ATGAGCCAAAAATGTCAGCATGCTCGCGACCTGTGGTCGCAGCTCGACGCCCTGCGTCTTGGAATGAATTACAGCAAAGAAGATGTCAATAAACTGCAGGTCCTGGTGGATGATTGCTATGGCGAAAGCCATCCGGGCAGTTTCCATCTTAACCAACTGGGCGATGAAGCCGTGCTGGGTGTTCATGAAAGCGGTGGTCGCGCGGTCCGTCACCATGTGACGGATATCTGCGACGGCTGGGGTCAGGGCCACGATGGGATGAACTACATCCTGGCATCTCGCGAAGCCATTGCCAACATGGTCGAAATTCATGCCTCAGTGGTGCCTTATGATGCCGGTATTCTGATCTCAAGCTGCGATAAATCTATCCCGGCGCATCTGATTGCCGCCGCACGCCTGAACCTGCCGCTACTGCATATCCCCGGCGGTTCTATGCGTCCGGCACCGAATATGAGTACTTCAGACCTGGGCGGGATCACTGCTAAGTTGAAGAAAGGCGAAATAGGCATTCAGCAAGTGGAAGCCATGCAGCAATGCGGTTGTCCCACCGCAGGAGCCTGCCAGTTTATGGGAACTGCCAGTACCATGCAGTGCATGTCGGAGGCATTGGGGCTAGCCCTGCCTGGTAGCGCTCTGCTGCCATCGACCCTGGCGGAAATTCGCCGCGTTGCCAGAACTGCAGGCCACCAGGCGCTGTATCTGGCGGAGAAAAATATCACCACCCATAAGATCCTGACTCCTGCGGCGTTTGAAAATGCTATCAAAGTCCATGCCGCTATTGGTGGCAGCACCAATGCGATGATCCACCTTCCGGCCATCGCTCATGAACTCGGATGGGAGCTGAAGCCCGAACTGTTTGATCGGATCAATAATGAAATCCCTTATCTGACCAATATTCAGCCCAGCGGTGAATACGTTACCGAAATGATGTGGTTCGCGGGCGGCGTGCCAATGGTGCAATGGTATCTGCGCGATTATCTGGATCTTGATGTTCTTACCGTGACTGGCCGTACGCTCGGCGACAACCTGGAAATGCTCCATCAATCCGGCTTCTTTACCCGCAACCACGGTTATCTCAACAATTACAAAGTCAGCCCGGAGGAGGTGATCCGTAAACCAGAAAATGCCACCAAAACAGGGTCGATTGCGGTACTGAAAGGCAACATTGCGCCTGAAGGAGCGGTCATTAAATACGCGGCCTGTGCGCCGGATATGCACCATCATACGGGCCCTGCTCGGGTCTTTAACTCCGAAGAAGATGCTCAACAAGCCATCATCCATAACCATATCGAACCCGGCGACGTCATTTTTATTCGCTACGAAGGCGCAAAAGGCTCTGGCGCACCGGAAATGCTGATGACCACTGATGCCATAGTGTATGACAAACGCCTCGACGGAAAAGTCGCATTGATTACCGACGGTCGTTTCTCTGGAGCGACCAGCGGGCCGTGTGTCGGACACGTCTCGCCAGAAGCCGCTGATGGGGGGCCGATTGCCCTGGTGGAAGATGGTGATTTAATCGAAATGGATGTGAAAGGCCGTAAGCTCAATATCGTAGGGATCGACGGAGTGTTTAAAACAGAAGAGGAAATATGCCGCTGCCTTGAAGACCGTCGGGCAAGCTGGAAGAAACCAGATTATTCAAACCGTCGCGGCGTCTTTAAACAGTTCACCGCTAATGCAACATCATTAATGGCCGGAGCCTGGCTTAAATAA